In Bacteroidota bacterium, the following proteins share a genomic window:
- a CDS encoding efflux RND transporter permease subunit, whose product MENEKYMNMEKKHTLLEMLLRYKQVLYIFTVVAVLVGVAALFMMPRDEYPEFTVPMGLIVGVFPGASSQQVEEQLTTKVENYLFQYKSVDRSKTYSVSKENVMLIYVQVSEAERDKDRFWAKLRLGLTDLKAELPAGVTSLTADNDFGSTSALLLAVQSETKTYKELEHYITLFEEDVRKVPSVSKVKHYGLQKEQISVYMDDAKLANYGIKPIQVLAALKPQSAVNYVGELDDGKYVHPIHISSNLKAEQDVASQIVYSDPQGNVVRIKDIAKVIREYVDMDSYIRVNGKKCLLVSLEMKSGENVVRFGDEVQKAIDKISVLLPPDIKIITISDIPNVVSKSIANFLKEFAIAMIAVLLVTILLLPIRIARIAAMSIPASILTAIGIMWASGMELQTVSLAGLIIVLGITVDDAIVIVDNYIEKLDHGMAPFDAGTKSVTQLFSSVLSATLIIIVCFLPMPIFMSGTAGDFIKSLPITIVSALLISLLISVSIIPLLSYTFIKTGVKDNSSTKEKPTFLDRLQLFYNGALEEAFKRKKLVVFAGCFSFIIGLVLLAITPQQSFPKIERNQFAVEVFLPTGSSLRKTDSVMTDLERILQKDSRVRDVASFVGTSSPRFNALYAPHFPAKNYGQLIVVTESNKATVEILDEYSKKLEGKYPLANIKWVQLAFETFKAPIEIRISGDSIQTIKQTANRVFDIVRQFKDIEFVRTDYEQPLQSADLVVKKDEATRLGYSNSLLAYSLMVGTRGFPITTVWEGDYPVDVILKIDKKTKSRPSDIMNQYVTSPFMFSSVPVRQLATIKPGWTEGGIVRRNGVRTITVLAEIKRGLLAAPIFNKIKPLVDNMDMPSGISIEYGGDHQMSDENITPMYNSLIVSIILIFLILMFQFKNIKTTLLIMVTLPLSVFGAAIGIFLTGYPFGTTAFIGLIGLFGIVVRNGVIFVSYAEELRHEHGHTLEEAAISAGKRRMRPIFLTSAAAAVGVIPMIASGSSLWGPLGTVVCFGLLFALVLSLLVLPVLYYLFHIKDFEESEAM is encoded by the coding sequence ATGGAAAATGAAAAGTACATGAATATGGAAAAGAAACATACATTGCTCGAAATGCTTCTGCGGTACAAACAAGTGCTGTATATATTTACTGTCGTTGCCGTTCTTGTGGGAGTGGCGGCCCTTTTCATGATGCCGCGCGATGAATATCCGGAATTTACGGTACCAATGGGTCTCATTGTTGGCGTGTTCCCTGGTGCTTCTTCTCAACAGGTGGAAGAACAATTGACAACAAAAGTGGAGAATTATCTTTTCCAGTATAAGTCGGTTGATCGCTCAAAGACCTATTCCGTCTCCAAAGAGAACGTCATGCTCATCTACGTTCAGGTATCAGAAGCTGAAAGGGATAAGGATAGATTTTGGGCAAAATTGCGTCTTGGTTTGACCGATTTGAAAGCAGAACTGCCCGCCGGTGTGACTTCTTTGACAGCGGACAATGATTTCGGCAGTACGTCTGCCCTGCTGCTTGCTGTCCAGTCGGAGACGAAAACCTATAAAGAACTTGAACATTATATCACACTCTTTGAAGAGGATGTCCGCAAAGTGCCGTCGGTTTCAAAGGTGAAGCACTATGGACTGCAAAAAGAGCAGATCAGTGTATATATGGATGATGCCAAGCTTGCGAATTATGGCATAAAACCCATCCAAGTTCTTGCCGCTCTTAAACCACAAAGCGCGGTGAACTATGTTGGAGAGCTTGATGACGGAAAATATGTACATCCGATCCATATTTCCTCAAACCTCAAAGCCGAACAGGATGTAGCCAGTCAGATTGTTTATTCCGACCCACAGGGCAATGTTGTACGCATCAAGGATATTGCAAAAGTAATTCGTGAATATGTAGATATGGATTCTTATATCCGTGTCAACGGAAAGAAATGCCTGCTTGTTTCGCTTGAAATGAAATCAGGGGAAAATGTCGTCCGTTTTGGTGATGAAGTACAAAAAGCCATCGATAAGATCTCTGTCTTGCTTCCGCCTGATATAAAGATCATCACTATTTCCGATATCCCCAACGTTGTTTCGAAATCCATTGCAAATTTTCTCAAAGAATTTGCCATTGCGATGATAGCGGTATTATTGGTCACCATTCTCCTGCTTCCGATAAGGATTGCCCGTATTGCGGCAATGTCCATTCCAGCTTCTATTCTAACAGCGATCGGGATTATGTGGGCGAGTGGTATGGAGCTGCAAACCGTTTCGCTTGCCGGCTTAATTATTGTACTTGGCATCACCGTGGATGATGCCATCGTTATAGTCGATAATTATATAGAGAAACTGGACCATGGTATGGCCCCGTTTGATGCAGGAACAAAAAGCGTGACACAACTCTTCAGTTCTGTGCTTTCCGCTACGCTTATCATCATCGTGTGTTTTCTGCCGATGCCGATATTTATGAGCGGTACTGCCGGCGATTTTATTAAATCACTTCCGATAACCATTGTCTCTGCACTGCTCATATCATTGCTCATATCAGTCTCTATCATACCATTGTTAAGTTACACGTTCATTAAAACAGGTGTAAAAGATAATTCATCAACAAAAGAGAAACCCACATTCCTCGACAGACTTCAACTATTCTATAACGGTGCCCTAGAGGAAGCATTTAAAAGAAAGAAACTGGTCGTCTTTGCGGGTTGTTTTTCGTTCATCATCGGACTCGTTTTGCTTGCGATCACTCCACAGCAATCATTTCCCAAAATAGAAAGGAATCAATTTGCAGTGGAAGTATTTCTGCCCACCGGAAGTTCTTTGCGGAAAACAGATTCGGTCATGACAGATCTTGAAAGGATACTTCAAAAGGATTCGCGCGTTCGGGATGTAGCGTCATTCGTTGGAACAAGCTCGCCTCGTTTTAATGCTCTCTATGCGCCTCACTTTCCTGCAAAAAATTATGGCCAATTAATTGTGGTAACGGAATCGAACAAGGCTACCGTTGAGATTCTTGACGAATACAGCAAGAAATTAGAAGGTAAATATCCACTTGCCAATATAAAATGGGTGCAATTGGCGTTCGAAACATTCAAGGCTCCCATCGAGATCCGTATTTCGGGTGATAGCATACAGACCATCAAACAGACTGCAAATCGTGTTTTTGATATTGTGCGCCAATTCAAGGATATCGAATTCGTACGCACCGATTATGAACAGCCTCTGCAATCCGCCGATCTGGTTGTAAAGAAAGATGAGGCAACGCGTCTTGGCTATTCGAATTCGCTTCTGGCTTATTCGTTGATGGTTGGCACAAGAGGATTCCCGATCACGACAGTATGGGAAGGAGATTATCCCGTCGACGTGATATTGAAAATCGATAAAAAGACCAAATCCAGGCCCAGTGATATCATGAATCAATATGTGACCTCTCCATTTATGTTCTCCTCTGTTCCGGTCCGTCAGTTGGCAACGATAAAGCCGGGGTGGACAGAAGGAGGGATTGTACGGCGTAACGGAGTACGGACCATAACCGTTCTTGCGGAAATAAAAAGAGGATTACTCGCTGCGCCGATATTTAATAAAATCAAACCTCTCGTCGATAACATGGACATGCCTTCCGGCATTTCTATCGAATACGGTGGTGATCATCAAATGAGCGACGAGAATATTACGCCGATGTACAATTCACTTATAGTAAGTATCATCTTGATCTTCCTTATCCTCATGTTTCAGTTCAAGAACATCAAAACAACGCTTTTGATCATGGTGACGCTTCCGTTAAGCGTTTTTGGCGCCGCGATAGGAATATTTCTAACGGGATATCCTTTCGGAACAACAGCTTTCATCGGGTTGATCGGTCTATTTGGAATCGTTGTCCGAAATGGCGTAATATTTGTTTCGTATGCAGAGGAACTTCGTCATGAACACGGCCACACGTTGGAAGAAGCGGCAATCTCAGCGGGGAAAAGAAGAATGCGTCCGATATTTCTTACGTCAGCCGCTGCCGCAGTAGGCGTTATTCCGATGATTGCAAGTGGTTCTTCGCTGTGGGGACCGCTTGGTACTGTAGTATGTTTCGGGCTACTCTTTGCACTGGTGCTCTCGCTGCTGGTATTGCCCGTGTTGTACTATTTGTTCCATATAAAAGATTTTGAAGAAAGCGAGGCAATGTGA